The nucleotide window TGGTGAGCACCGCATACATGGACGAGGCGGAGCGGTTCGACCGGCTGGTGCTCCTGCACCGCGGGCGCGTACTGGCGCTGGACACGCCCGCCGCGCTGCAGGACGCGCTCGCCGGGGACATGCTCGCGGTGAAGGCCGGGCCGTTGCGCCAGGCGCGCGACGTGGCGCTGCGGCACCCGGGCGTGCGCCACGCGGCGGTGTTCGGCGACCGGCTGCACGTGATGGTGGCGTCCGCCCGGACCGCCGCCGCGCCGCTGGACGCCGCGCTTCGCGCGGCGGGCTGCCAGGTGGAATCCGTGGAGCCCGCGGAGCCGGGCATGGAGGACGTGTTCATCGACCGCGTCGAGCGGGCGGGGACGGAATGATGGACGAACGGAACGCGGGTCCGGGCGCGGGTGTCGCCCCCCCGGGCGCGGGCCCCGCCCCGGCGCCCCTCGCCGCGAGCGCCGGCGATCTCACGCGCCGCTTCGGTGACTTCACCGCCGTGGATCACGTCAGCTTCGAGGTCCGCGCCGGGGAGATCTTCGGCTTCCTGGGGCCGAACGGCGCCGGCAAGACCACCACCATCAAGATGCTCACCGCGCTGCTCAAACCTTCCTCAGGTCGCGCATCCGTGGCGGGCTTCGACGTGGCCCGCGACGCGCGCGAGATCAAGCGCCGCGTGGGCTACATGTCGCAGCTCTTCTCGCTGTACGCCGACCTGACGGTGGACGAGAACATCGCGTTCTTCTCCGGCATCTATGGCGTGGCGCGGGAGCGCCGGGCGGAGCGGCGCGACTGGGTGGTGGGCATGGCGGGCCTGGCCGAGCACACGCGGCGCCTCACCGGCGAACTGCCGCTGGGCTGGAAGCAGCGCCTGGCGCTGGGCTGCGCGGTGCTGCACGAGCCGCCGGTGCTGTTCCTGGACGAGCCCACCTCCGGGGTGGACCCCATCTCCCGCCGCTCCTTCTGGGACCTGATCGGTGGCATGGCCGAGGCCGGCACCACCGTGTTCGTGAGCACGCACTACATGGAGGAGGCCGAGTACTGCCACCGGCTGGCGCTCATGAACCGCGGGCGGCTGATCGCGCTCGACACGCCCGCGGCGCTGCGCGCGGCCATGCGCGAGCCCATCCTGGAAGTGCGCACCGACCACGGCGCGGAGTCGGTGGAGGCGCTGCGCCTGCTCCCGGGGGTGCTGGAGGCGGGCATGTTCGGGCGCGCCGTGCACGTGGCGGTGGCGGACGTCGCCGCGGTCCGCGCCGCGATACCCGGCGCGCTGGGCTCCCGCGGCATCCGCCTGGCCGGGGTGGCGGAGATCCCGCCGTCGCTGGAGGACGTGTTCATCTCCCGCGTCCGCCAGGAGGGGGGCGCGATCGATGGGTAGGAGCGGCCCCGGGCTGAACCGCGGTCGCCTGCTGGCGATCGCGCGCAAGGAACTGCTGCAGCTGCGCCGCGACCGCCGCAGCATGTGGATGGCGTTCGTGCTGCCGCTGCTGCTGGTGGTGATGTTCGGCTACGCCATCACCTGGGACGTGAACAATATCCCGCTGGCGGCGGTGGACCTGGACGGCACCGCCCGCAGCCGGGAGCTGGTGGACGCCTTCCGCGCCTCCGGCTACTTCACCGTGGCGGCGCGTCCCGCGCGGGTGCGGGAGGTGGAGCCGCTGATGGACCGCGGCAAGGTGCGCGTGGCGCTGGTCATCCCCCGCGGCTTCGCCGCCGACCTGGGCGCGGGGCGCACCGCCCCGCTGCAGGTGCTGCTGGACGGCAGCGACGCCAACACCGCCACCATCGCGATGGGCTACACCCAGGGCATCGTGCGCTCCTACTCCAACCGCGTCGCGCTGCGCGCCAGCGGGATGCGCCTTCCGGTGGCCACCCGCAGCCGGGTGTGGTTCAACCAGGAGCTGGCCAGCCGCAACATGATCGTGCCGGGGCTGATCCCGGTGATCATGATGATCATCGCGGCCATGCTCACCTCGCTCACCATCGCGCGCGAGTGGGAGCGCGGGACCATGGAGCAGCTGGCGTCCACCCCGGTGCACCGGCTGGAGGTGGTGCTGGGCAAGCTGCTGCCCTACCTGTGCATCGGCATCGCGGACGTGGTGCTGGCCAGCGTGGTGGGGGTGCTGCTCTTCCACGTGCCGTTCCGCGGCAACGCGGCGCTGCTGATGGTCCTGGCCACCGCGTTCCTGGTGGGCGCGCTGGGTCTGGGCATGTTCATCTCGGCGGTGGCGCGCTCGCAGGTTCTGGCCACGCAGATGGCCATGGTGGCCACGTTCCTGCCCGCGTTCCTGCTCTCGGGCTTCATGTTCAGCATTGATGTCATGCCCGCTCCGCTGCAGGCCATCAGCCTGCTGGTGCCCGCGCGCTACTTCCTGGTGGTGACGCGGGGGATCTTCCTCAAGGGCGTGGGCGTGCACGTCCTGCTGCTCCAGGGACTGCTGATGCTGGCGTTTGCCGCCGCCGGCCTGGCGCTGGCCACCCGCGCGTTCCGCAAGGAGCTCCGGTGAACGACCTCGCCGCCAGCTTCGAGCGCGTGCGCGAGATGGTGCGCAAGGAATTCCGGCAGCTGTTCCGGGATCCCCGCCTGGCGCGCATGGTGCTGGTGTCGCCGATGATCCAGCTGATCATCTTCGGCTACGCCGTGAGCACCGACATCCGGCACACCAGGACCTTCGTGGTGGACCACGATCACACCCGGGCGTCGCGCGAACTGGTCCGCTCGTTCACCGCGGCGGGCTACTTCAAGATCGTGGGCCGCTCGGAGCGCTCCGCGGACCTGGTGAATGCCATGGACCACGGTTCCGCGACGGTGGGCATCGAGATCCCGCCCGGGTTCGCGCGTGCGCTCACCGCGGGCGGCGAGGGGGCCACGGTGCAGGTGATCCTGGACGGCACCAATTCCAACACCGCCACCGTGGCGCAGGGCTACGCCGAGCGCATCGTGACCGCCTACGGCGCCAGGGTGGCGGGCTCGCGCTTCGTCCCCCCGGTGGACGTGCGCGAGCGCGCGTGGTTCAACCCGGACCTGGCCAGCCGGAACTACAACATCCCCGCGGTGGTGGGCACCATCATCCTGCTGGTGTGCCTGCTGCTGACTTCGCTCGCGGTGGTGCGGGAGCGCGAACTGGGCACGCTGGAGCAGCTGCGGGTGAGCCCGCTCGAGCCCTGGGAGATGATCGCCGGCAAGACCATCCCGTTCGCGCTCATCGGGCTGCTGGACCAGGCGCTGATCCTGGGCGCCGCGGTGCTGTGGTTCCACATCCCGTTCACGGGCGCCCTGGGGCTGCTGCTGCTGGCCAGCCTGTGCTTCCTGATGACCGCGCTGGGGCTGGGGCTGTTCATCTCCTCGATCTCGACGACGCAGCAGGAGGCGTTCATGTCCACGTTCCTGGTGTTCCAGCCCATGATGCTGCTGAGCGGGTTCATGTTCCCGGTGAGCAGCATGCCGGCGGCCTTCCGCTGGTTCACGCTGCTGAACCCGCTGCGTCATTACCTCGAGATCATCCGCGGCATCTTTCTCAAGGGGGCCGGGCTGGACGCGCTGTGGCCGCAATACGGGGCGCTGCTGGCCATGGGCTGCGCCGTGATGTGGCTGGCGACCAACCGGTTCCGCAGGATCTCTGGATAACTCGTTAGACGACAGTCGCTTGTGCCCTCCGGTCCAGGTCCCCCGCCCCACCCACTCAACCCCGAACCCCCGGACACATTCCTCGAAGTACCAGCCTCGGATTCGGCCATGATTGGCCTATCTGATGTTCTCACATGTAAATATCTGTTTCTTCTTATGAACATATTTGGTAAACTACTCTGCGTAGGAAAGGGCCCCGAGCCCATCGCACTGCACCATCCCCGTGCCCACTTCCGCCCACCCCGGTGGCGCGGGAGGCACTGTAAGGAGGCGAGTCCCGACATGACCTCGTGCACGCGCAGACTCTCGGTCGCCGGTCTGTGCCTGGCCCTGGCGGCGTTCGCCGTCCAGCCGTCCGGCGCGACGATCCTCGACCTCACCACGCTGGGCGCCAGCGGCTTCATCGGCAGCGCGTACTTCAAGCAGGTGGAGCACCAGTCCACGGGCAGCGGCGTGATCAACCCGTTCGTGAGGCTGCAGCACTCCGATTGGGAGCAGGGCTTCAACACGGACTATCGCCCGCTCTCCGGGGACCTGGCGCACGTGAACAGCAGCGCCTCGTTCACTCATTCGATCAAGTTCGACGACTTCGGGGTCGTGGACCGTGAGGGCACCCCGTCCATCCGCTTCCTGCTGGACATCAACCAGACGGGCAACTCGCCGATGCTGTCGCTGGACAAGCTCAAGATCTACGCGGCGGACGCGCCGGATATCCACAGCAACTCCTCACTGGCTTCCCTCGGCACGCTGGTGTACGACATGGGCTCGGACAACAAGATCTACCTCGACTACTCGCTGGAGAGCGGCAGCGGCGCCGGGGACATGTTCGCCTACCTGCCACAGAGCCTGGTCCAGCCCTACGCCGGCAAGTACCTGTACCTGTACTCCAAGTTCGGCGCCACCGGCGGGGCCTACGCCACCAACGACGGGTTCGAGGAGTGGGCGAGCATTGACGCCGCCAACGGCACTCCCGCACCGGTCCCCGAGCCCCGGACCCTGATTCTGCTGGGCGGCGGGATGGTCGGCCTCGTGGCCCTGCGCCGACGTCACTCCTGAGTCCGGCATCCCATCAGTGGTTCTCCGCCCGTCCCGCGAGCGCGGGGCGGGCGGTTTCTTTGCGGACCGGTCGCAACTGCCAGGCGGGTGGTCACCCTGCAGCGGCCCCGCTGATGCTCCCTCGCCAGGCGCCCTGTGACCACGCACTCCTTGACTCGCGGCCCCGCAGGGGTCTACCGTTAGCCCTGCCATTCCCGGGTGCCCGGATTTCCGGGTGAAAAGGGAAGGGGGTGCGATTCCCCCACGGTCCCGCCACTGTGATGGGCAAGCGGGTGTCATGAAGCCACTGGCGCCGAGCCGGGAAGGCGACGCCCGCGTCGAGCCCTCAGTCAGGAGACCTGCCCGGGTCTTCGAGGAACGCAGCGGCCTGCCGCGTTCCAGCTGCCCGTGCCATCGGTGAAGCCGGGCGGCTCGATCCGCGGAGATCGAAGGTGTCCTGCTTCCGGCGCTCGCGCGCACCCGGTTCATCCCGTCCACTCATTTCACGTCCGCTGCCTGAGCCCCGCTGCTTCGCCGCGGCGTTCTTCGCGTGCGCATCCCTGGCGTGCGGCCCCGCCGCGGCACGCGCCGCGCCCATGGTCCTCGACACCGTCCGCGTGGTGGCCCCGCGCCCGTCCGACGCGGAGCGGCTGGCGCGCTCGCCGGGATTCTCCACCGCGCTGACGGTGGGCCCCCGAGGCGCCCGGGATGGGGGTGTGGCCGCGGAGCTGCGGCGCGCCCCGGGCCTGCACGTGAGCACCACTGGTGGGCCTGGGGCGTTTGCCACGCTCTCCATCCGCGGCAGCTCGGCGGCCCAGGTAGGCTACTACCTGGACGGCGTGCCGCTGCGCTGGAGCGAGTTCGGCGCGGTGAACCTCAACGACCTGCCCTACGAGAGCCTCGCGCGCATCGAGGTGCACCGCGGGCACGTGCCCTTCGAACTTGGCGCGGGCGCGCCGGGGGGCGCGGTCAACCTGGTGAGCGACACCTCCCGCGCGGTGCGGGCGCGGGCAGCCATGGCGGCGGGCTCGTACGGCGACCGGCAGGAGTCCTTCGGCGCCTCGCTGCTCGCGGCCGGCGCCACGGCCCATTTCGCGCTCTCGCACGAGACCTACCGCGGAGACTTCGCCTACCGCAGCGACAACGGCACGTGGTTCGAAGCGGGAGACGACACCGGCGTGGTCCGCGTCAACAACGACCTGGACCGGTGGCGCGGTTCGCTGCTGGCGACGCGCGGGCGTGTCGCCGTGGGCGCCTACGCCTTCTCCTCCGCGCAGGGCCTGCCGGGACCCGGCTATTTCCAGGCGTACCACTCGCGCTTCCGCTCCTCGGGCGGAGCGGCCCGCGTCCGCGCCCGCCTGTGGGAGCGGGAAAGCGCCGGGCTGCTGAGCGCCGAGGCGTTCTACACCCGCGGCGAAGCGCACTTCGAGGACCCGCGCGGCGAGTTGAAGGTGGGCTACCTGGAATCACGCAGCACCGACCAGGTGCTCGGGGCGCGACTGCACGGCACGCGGAGGCTGGGGCGTGGCGCGGAGCTGGGAGCGGCAATCCAGCAGACGGTGGAGCACTGGGCGCCGGAGTTCGTGCTGCCGAAGCGCACGGCGCGCGGCGCCAACCGATCTTCGGGCGTGCTGGGCGCGCGCGCTTCCCTGCAGCGCGAGCGGCTGGAGGCAACCGCCGGGGCGCGCGCCGAGTGGTGGGCGGACCGCGGTTCCACCATCGACCGCATGGGGCGAGCCACGCCTCCGATGGGTGGCGCGATGGAATCGCGCATCCTGCCCGTGGCGGGCGTCTCGGTGCGCGCTCTGCCCGGGCTGTGGCTCAAGGCGGATGCGGCCGTCTACCAGCGGCTTCCGAGCATGTCGGAACGCTTCGGCGTCGAGGGCTCACAGGTGGGCAACCCCTCGCTGCGCCCGGAGCGCGGCACCAGCCAGGATGCCGGTTTCGCGTGGCGGCTGGCGCGGGGCCCGAGTGCCTTCGAATTGGAAGGCGCGTACTTCTGGGGCACGGTCACCGACGCCATCGTGCCGGAGCAGAACTCGCAGCGGACCGCCATCCCGCAGAACAGCGGTCGGGTGCGCGTGTCGGGGGAGGAACTGCGCGCCCGCGCCGCGCTCGGGGCGCTGGAGGCCGAGGCCTCGGCCACATGGCTTTCCGCCGTGGACAAGTCGGGCGATGTCACCCGCGCGGGCAAGCAACTGCCCGGCCGCCCCGAGTTCGAGGCGTTTGCCCGGGCGATGTGGAATGCCGGCCCTCTGCGTCCCACGCTGCGTGCGCAACACGTGGGCCGCAACTGGCTGGACCGCGCCCACGCGGAGGGCTCGCTGGCCGCTTCGCGCACCCTGTGGGCGCTGGAGCTGGAGGCGCCCATCGAACCCGCCGGCCTGGCCCTGCGCTTCGCGCTCGACAACCTGACCGACCGTCGCGCCTCCGATCTCTTTGGATACCCGCTTCCGGGCCGAACCGCCCGGCTCACTCTCCGATGGACCTCCGCGCCCGGCTCCACCGGGCCCGACGCACCCGCCGGCCGCCGGCCGGAGTTGCCCTGAAAGGAACCGCACCATGCGCACCGCATCCCTGGCCATCCTCTCGATCCTGCTCCTGGGCACGCCGGCCGTGCCGGCCGCGCGGGCCGCGACCCGCGCCCTGGTGGTCACCACCGACTACGGCGTGAGTGGCAGCGCCGCCGACGTGGGCCTGAACTCGCCGTGGACCCTTCACGACAACGTGGCCACCACGGGCAGCGACGCCGTCGTGCGCTGGCACGGAGGTCGCTTTCACGTGGTCAACCGCGCGGGCGGGGACAACATCCAGGTGCTGGACCCGGTGCCCTCGTGGCACATCGTGGTGCAGTTCTCGGTCGGCGCGGGCTCCAATCCGCACGACATCGCGTTCGTCTCAACCACGAAGGCGTACGTGACGCGCTATGACAGCCCCGAACTGTGGGTGGTCAACCCGCAGACCGGCGCGCACACCGGCACCGTCAGTTTCGCGGCCTTCGCCGACGCCGACGGGATTCCCGAGATGGACCAGGCCGCGGTGGTGGGGAAGCGGCTGTTCGTGTCGCTGCAACTGCTCGACCGGGCCAATTTCTACGCGCCGACGGGGCCCGGGAAGGTCGTGGTGATTGACACCGACGCCGACACGGTGCTGGATGCCAATCCCGCGCTGCCCGGAAAGCAGGCGATCCCGCTCACCGGGGCCAACCCCAACACGCCGCTGTTGCTCAACCGCGCCGACGGCCGGCTGTACGTGGGTGAGACGGGGGACTACGGAGTGCTCGACGGGGGCATCGAGGGGATCGACCCGGTGGGCCTCACGGCGGGCGGGTTCGCGGTGCGGGAGGACTCCCTGCATGCGGACATCAACTTGTTCCGGTTCACCTCCGGAACGGAGGGCTACGCCATCGTGTCGGACGCATCGTTCAACACCGCGTTGGTGAGGTTCGATCTCTCCACGCACCGGCGCACGGCGACGATCTACGCGCCCGGCGGGTTCGTGCTGGTGGACGTCAACGTGGACGACGCGGGGCAGGTGTGGGTGGCGGACCGGTCATCGTCCGCGCCGGGGGTGCGGGTCTTCGACGCCGCCAGCGGGGTGCAGAAGACGTCCACACCGGTCAGCACGGGCCTCAAGCCGGGCGGGATCGCGTTCGACCTGGGCACGCCGACGGCGGTGCCCGGGCCGGGACGTCCGGGGGCGCGGCCGCTGACGGTACGGGCACTGGGCGGAGCAGTGTCTGCGGGCGGTGTGGAATTCAGCGTGCGCGGCGGACTGGGTGCGCGCCGGGCCCGGATCGTGGATGTGTCGGGGCGGGTGCTGCGGGCGTGGGGGCTTCCGGCGGGTCCGACGGAGACCACCCTGATCTGGGATGGCGCCGCTTCGGGCGGCGGGTGGGCGGCTTCAGGGGTGTACTGGCTGCGGGTGGAATGCGGCCAGGAGGCCGGGGTGGCGAAGGTCGTCCGGGTGAAGTAGGGGCGCGCCCGGGGCGGGTGCGGGATGCCCGCGCGTTGCTGAAACTCCCCGGCGGGCGGGAGCGTATACTGGTTCGGACTCGCCTGGGACGTTCCGGGCTGCGCGTCACTCATCCCGGTCCGCGGAAACAGCCCCCGCGCGGGAGTCGGCATCCACCCGGAGGCAGGCCGTGAACTCAACCAAGGCGATGGCGCATCGAATCGGCGCACTCTACTTCATCTTCATGATCCTGGGAATCGTCGGCGAGTTCCTGTTTCCGAGATTCATGGTGCCCGGCGACGCCGCTGCCACGGCCCGCAACATCACCGCGGGCGAGCCCACCTACCGCCTCGGGATCCTGCTCGGGATCGCCACCCTGGTGATCTTCATCTTCCTGGTCGCGGGCCTGTACCGGTTGCTCCGGGACGCGAGCCGGTTCCACAGCATGCTCATGGTCCTGCTGGTGTCCACCGGCATCGCGCTCGCGTTCACCAACCTGCTCCTCGAGTTCGTCCCCCTGATGCTCCTGGCCGGCACCGACTACATGTCGGTGTTCACCAAGCCCCAGCTGGATGCCCTGGCGTTGGGCGCGCTCAAGTTGCACGGAGACTGCGCCGGGGTGGTCACCGCCTTCTGGGGACTGTGGCTTCTTCCCTTCGGCATCCTCGTCATCAAGTCCCGCTTCTTCCCCCGGATCCTCGGCGTCCTGCTGATGATCGCGGGCTTGGCGTACATGGTGTCGAGCGTCACAGGGGTGCTCTTCCCGGAGCACAAGCGCATGATATTCCGGCTCCTGATGCCGCTCTACCTCGGGGAGGTGCCGATCATCTTCTGGATGATGATCATGGGAGCGAAGGCACGGCAGGCCGTGACCCCGCCCGCGCCGGCGGGATGAAGGGCGGCCTGGCGCCGCCCTACTTCACCGCCTCCAGGATGATCTCCCCGTGGTACGGCCGGGTCTCCAGGCCGCGCAATTCCGCGCGCCCGCTCTGCCGCCACGCAAGTCGCTGCGCCGCCTCGAACCCCGCCTCCACCAGCATCGCCCGCAGCTCCTTCTCGTCATAGAGGAACTGGTGCCCCCACAGCCGCATGCCCTCGTTCATCATCTGGCAGGGCGTGGCGGGATTCCACTCCATGTCCCGCCACTCGGTGGTGCGGCTCATGAGGTACTCCATCACCATCTTCGCCAGGTCGGGGGTGCTGACGCGCAGCACCCCGCCCGGGACCAGCACCCGGTGACACTCGCGCATCAGGGCCAGGCCCTGCTCGCGGGTGAGGTGCTCCAGGAAGTGCTCCGAGTACACGTGGGTGATGGCGCCGTCCGCCAGGGGCAGGGGCCGGGTGAGGTCGAAGGCGATGGCGCCTTCGCCGGCCTCGAGGTCGAGGTTGGCCCAGCCTTCCATCACGTGCGGGCCGCACCCCAGGTGCAGCTTCGTGTGGCCCGCGAACCGGTCGGCGGCGCCGGCGGAGGCCATCAGCCGGCGTACTCCGCCACGAAGTGCGCCGGGTTGAGACCCTCGCCGGTGCACTTCTCCAGGGTCACTTCCCAGGGATGGCGCGCCCCCAGGGCGAACAGGCCGTTCACGAAGTACTCCCCGACTTCCTTGCGGTTCACCAGCGCTCCGAGCGCGCCGTCGGCGGAGCCCAGGACGCGGCCGGACACGTGGCGCGCCAGCTGGGAGGCCATCATCTCGCCCAGCAGGTAGTTCTGGTAGTACACCGGCGCCACGGCGAGGTGGATCTTGGAGGCCCAGTCGGGCGCGTTGCGGCCCGCGGGGCGCGCCAGCTTCTGGAAGCGCTCCACGTAGTCCCACCAGCGCGAATCGGGAACCCCCTCCGGATCGGCGTACAGGTCGCGCTCGAAGTGGGTCATCACCATCACCCAGCGGGTCAGCAGCATGAACTCGCGGCCCAGGTGGCGGCGCAGCTTCACGCCCAGCGCCCTGGCTTCCGTCGCCGGTACGCCGACGATCTTCTCCAGCCACTCGGGGCAATGGGTGAAGCGCCCGTTCAACATGGCGATGGCCTCGGTGGACAGGATGTGCGCGGGCTCGCGCAACAGGAACGGCAGCCCGCGGTCGCAGTACTTGTCGTACACCGCGTGGCCCAGTTCGTGGAGCAGCGTGCCCATCCACTTCTCGTTGGACTTGAGATTGCACAGCACGCGCACGTCGTCGCGCCGGTCGATGCTCATGCAGAACGCGTGCTGGCACTTGCCGTCGCGCTCGTAGAGATCGGCGCGGGCCAGCAGGTCGTCCACCGGCATTCCCGTGCCGTCGAAGTGGGTCTTCGCCAGGGTCTCGAGCTTCTTCTCCGCGAAGTAGCCGTCCAGCGACACGTCGCTGGGGGGCGCCTCCTGGAAGAAAGGGTCCGCCATGTGCCACGGGCCGACCTCCGAGGGCCGCACGCCGAAGCGCTTCGCCAGGGATTCGTCCAGCTGCTCGCGCCACGCCGTGAACGGCGCGTCGGAGAGCTGCTCCAGCTTCGCGAAGGTGTCGAACAGCCGCGTCTCGTCCAGTTCCTGGAGCTCGAGACCCATCGCGAAGTAGTCGCGGAAGCCCAGGCGCTTCGCCTCGATGTTCCGCCGGCGCGCCAGCTCTCGGATGCCCGCGCAGGTGCGCGTGCCGATCTGCTTGCTGGCCTCCCACGCGGCCCGCCGCGCGCCGTTGTCCGTCTCGTCGCGCAGGATGTCCTTGATCCGGTTGTCCGTGACCGGTGTTCCGTTCAGTTCCGCCCGGAAGTTGTTGAACGTCCCCTCGAGGGCTTTCTGCATCCTGACCAGCTCCTCGATTACCTTGGGGGCCATCTGGTTGCCCAGGTAGGCGCGGTACAGCCGGTCCAGCTGGCGCGCGAGGAGCGGGTCCTCCGGGGTGCCCTGGGACCGGAACGCCTTGAGCTCGGCGAAGTCGGAGGCACTCCCGTAGTGGCGGATGTACTCCGCCTGCAGCCGCGCGCTCAGGGCCTGGTCGTCCTCGCGGCCGGTGGTGTTGGCCTTCCACTCGGCGTCCAGGGCGGCGAAGGCCTTGGGCTCGATGGCCCGGGTGTGGGCGTCAATCCAGGCAGCCAGGGACTGTTGATTGGGGCTCACTCGTCACCTCGTTTGAAGTGTGTGCCGGCGTCGGGCTCAACGACCTCGACCGACTTCGCCCGCCTCGGGCGAGTGCGGGACGCGGCATGCTTGCGGCACGCCCGATGATAATGCATACTTGCAGATGGTAGTAGGGCAACGTGATGGTACTGACGGCGGGGACGGCGGCAGCCCGGCTCACCCGCCTCGAACGCACCAGGAGGAGGAATCGCCATGAAGCAGCTGTGGTTCGTGCTCATGCTCGGAACGCTCCTTGTCGCCGGCCAGGCCGGCGCGATGAACCTGGTCACGAATGGCGGGTTCGAGAATCCGGTGGTGCCGCCCGGCAGTCCGTACCTCATTGACGTCACGCCTTTTGGCTGGACCGGCACCGGGGACATTGCCGTGCAGGGCTATGCCGGAGCCGTGTCGAGCGGTGATGGAAACCAGTGGTTCGACCTCAATCCGGGGGTGGGAACGGGATCCGGCATCTCGCAGGATGTCTTCCTGACCGCCGGCACGGCCTACGAATTCTCGTTCCTCTTCAACGGCGGCGGCGGGGGTTCGACAACGGAGATCTCCTACTTCCTGGGGTCAGGCTCGGGAACCGTCCTGTCCGGAGTCGTTTCGACGGCGGGGATGGACGTGTACGGCGGCACGCTGTGGAGGGGCCTCGGGGCCACGTTCATTCCTCCCACCAGCGAGGTGCGGACGCTCAGGTTCCTTCCGAATGGCGCCTATTCGGGTGGTTTCATTGACAAGGTGGAACTGCTGGAGCCCTCGGCCGCCATTCCGGAGCCGGCCACCCTGCTCCTCTTCGGAACCGCGCTGGCAGGCCTGGCGAAGTCGAGGCGCAGAGGGAAATAGAGCCACCCGGCTCGGCAGGGAACGGCGACTACGAACATGAAGGCAGGGCCAGGCTGGCCCTGCCTTCGCTGTTGGCTCCTCCGGCCGTGGCTCTGCCGCCGGGTTCCCGTGTCCCCGGCCTGGCGGGGTGGAATCGGCTCGCGGGCTCGCGCACACGTGTCAGTATCCGATCGCGAGCCCGTCCTTGCGCGGATCGCTGCCGCCTTCGAGTGTCCCATTGTCGCGCCGCATGCGGATGATCTGCCCGCCGCCGAAGCCGCCCATCAGCGTGTCGTCGTGCTCGACGCGGTGTCCGAATGCCCGCAGCGCGTCGGCGCTGGTGCCCGGCACGAGCGACTCCAGAAGCACGCGGCCTTCCTCCACGCGGAACCGGGGGAGCTCCAGCACCCGCTGGACGTCGAGGTCGAAGTCCAGCATCCCCGTCACCACCTGCAGGTGGCCCTGTGGCTGCATCGGCCCGCCCATCACGCCGAAGACGGCCAGCGGGCCGGGGCTGTCCGTGGCGTCAGGTGGGGCGTCGAAGAGCATGGCGGGGATGATGGTATGGAATGGCCGCTTGCCCGGCGCCAGTTCGTTCGGGTGGCCCGGCTCGAGGGTGAAGCCGGCGCCGCGATTCTGCAGCGCCATGCCGGTGCCGGGGACCACCACGCCGGATCCGAATCCATAATACAGGCTCTGTATGAAGCTCACGCAGTCGCGCCTGCCGTCCACCGCGCACAGGTACACGGTGTTGTCGCCGCGCGGAATGCCGGCGGTGGGCATCTTGAGCGC belongs to Candidatus Eisenbacteria bacterium and includes:
- a CDS encoding ABC transporter ATP-binding protein → MDERNAGPGAGVAPPGAGPAPAPLAASAGDLTRRFGDFTAVDHVSFEVRAGEIFGFLGPNGAGKTTTIKMLTALLKPSSGRASVAGFDVARDAREIKRRVGYMSQLFSLYADLTVDENIAFFSGIYGVARERRAERRDWVVGMAGLAEHTRRLTGELPLGWKQRLALGCAVLHEPPVLFLDEPTSGVDPISRRSFWDLIGGMAEAGTTVFVSTHYMEEAEYCHRLALMNRGRLIALDTPAALRAAMREPILEVRTDHGAESVEALRLLPGVLEAGMFGRAVHVAVADVAAVRAAIPGALGSRGIRLAGVAEIPPSLEDVFISRVRQEGGAIDG
- a CDS encoding ABC transporter permease; its protein translation is MGRSGPGLNRGRLLAIARKELLQLRRDRRSMWMAFVLPLLLVVMFGYAITWDVNNIPLAAVDLDGTARSRELVDAFRASGYFTVAARPARVREVEPLMDRGKVRVALVIPRGFAADLGAGRTAPLQVLLDGSDANTATIAMGYTQGIVRSYSNRVALRASGMRLPVATRSRVWFNQELASRNMIVPGLIPVIMMIIAAMLTSLTIAREWERGTMEQLASTPVHRLEVVLGKLLPYLCIGIADVVLASVVGVLLFHVPFRGNAALLMVLATAFLVGALGLGMFISAVARSQVLATQMAMVATFLPAFLLSGFMFSIDVMPAPLQAISLLVPARYFLVVTRGIFLKGVGVHVLLLQGLLMLAFAAAGLALATRAFRKELR
- a CDS encoding ABC transporter permease; its protein translation is MVRKEFRQLFRDPRLARMVLVSPMIQLIIFGYAVSTDIRHTRTFVVDHDHTRASRELVRSFTAAGYFKIVGRSERSADLVNAMDHGSATVGIEIPPGFARALTAGGEGATVQVILDGTNSNTATVAQGYAERIVTAYGARVAGSRFVPPVDVRERAWFNPDLASRNYNIPAVVGTIILLVCLLLTSLAVVRERELGTLEQLRVSPLEPWEMIAGKTIPFALIGLLDQALILGAAVLWFHIPFTGALGLLLLASLCFLMTALGLGLFISSISTTQQEAFMSTFLVFQPMMLLSGFMFPVSSMPAAFRWFTLLNPLRHYLEIIRGIFLKGAGLDALWPQYGALLAMGCAVMWLATNRFRRISG
- a CDS encoding PEP-CTERM sorting domain-containing protein; the encoded protein is MTSCTRRLSVAGLCLALAAFAVQPSGATILDLTTLGASGFIGSAYFKQVEHQSTGSGVINPFVRLQHSDWEQGFNTDYRPLSGDLAHVNSSASFTHSIKFDDFGVVDREGTPSIRFLLDINQTGNSPMLSLDKLKIYAADAPDIHSNSSLASLGTLVYDMGSDNKIYLDYSLESGSGAGDMFAYLPQSLVQPYAGKYLYLYSKFGATGGAYATNDGFEEWASIDAANGTPAPVPEPRTLILLGGGMVGLVALRRRHS
- a CDS encoding TonB-dependent receptor, which translates into the protein MVLDTVRVVAPRPSDAERLARSPGFSTALTVGPRGARDGGVAAELRRAPGLHVSTTGGPGAFATLSIRGSSAAQVGYYLDGVPLRWSEFGAVNLNDLPYESLARIEVHRGHVPFELGAGAPGGAVNLVSDTSRAVRARAAMAAGSYGDRQESFGASLLAAGATAHFALSHETYRGDFAYRSDNGTWFEAGDDTGVVRVNNDLDRWRGSLLATRGRVAVGAYAFSSAQGLPGPGYFQAYHSRFRSSGGAARVRARLWERESAGLLSAEAFYTRGEAHFEDPRGELKVGYLESRSTDQVLGARLHGTRRLGRGAELGAAIQQTVEHWAPEFVLPKRTARGANRSSGVLGARASLQRERLEATAGARAEWWADRGSTIDRMGRATPPMGGAMESRILPVAGVSVRALPGLWLKADAAVYQRLPSMSERFGVEGSQVGNPSLRPERGTSQDAGFAWRLARGPSAFELEGAYFWGTVTDAIVPEQNSQRTAIPQNSGRVRVSGEELRARAALGALEAEASATWLSAVDKSGDVTRAGKQLPGRPEFEAFARAMWNAGPLRPTLRAQHVGRNWLDRAHAEGSLAASRTLWALELEAPIEPAGLALRFALDNLTDRRASDLFGYPLPGRTARLTLRWTSAPGSTGPDAPAGRRPELP
- a CDS encoding DUF4386 domain-containing protein; translated protein: MNSTKAMAHRIGALYFIFMILGIVGEFLFPRFMVPGDAAATARNITAGEPTYRLGILLGIATLVIFIFLVAGLYRLLRDASRFHSMLMVLLVSTGIALAFTNLLLEFVPLMLLAGTDYMSVFTKPQLDALALGALKLHGDCAGVVTAFWGLWLLPFGILVIKSRFFPRILGVLLMIAGLAYMVSSVTGVLFPEHKRMIFRLLMPLYLGEVPIIFWMMIMGAKARQAVTPPAPAG